AAAACGGACACGTGATTTGGTCTTGGAGCCGAAACGCACTTCCAATTAACTCCCGATTCCGCCCACCATTCCATGCTTCAGGGAATTGCTGAACGGTCAAACACTTGACGAACCAATTATCGAGGAAGATGGAGGTGGGACTAAGTTGGCATTTCGTATCCAACCGCACCGCCTGCTTCTTGATCAGTTGACGTGGATCATAGGTGGCGGGCCGCTCACCCCAACTATGCCCTGGATTTAATAATTGATGGAGCAAACAGAGGAGACGATAGGCGTTGACCCGCTGAGGAAAGAATCCGCACGTCTCCAGCAGCTTCTCGATTCCATTGAGCTTTTCCCAAATCAAGGCCAGCTTCATTCCATCCGGCAGTTCATTCTCCAGTGGAATCGCGACGCTGACATACACGTTCAGATCACGCGGCCGGACCCCCGTATCGCGAATGAGTCGCGTATCACGCGCGCGCAACATGTACCGCTCCATGGTTTCCGCATCACGATAGGCCGTCGATCCATGTCCAGCATGGTTCCGTAACGCCGTATAGTGTTCCGTAATCGGCTCGATCACTGGGGAACCGTGCATCGCCACCTGAATCGTTGAACCTTGTGGGAGATCGAGGGCATACAACCCACCGAGTCCTTTTACAGCCGCATCATTCAAATGTCCTAAAGGGGGCATGACCCAGATTGCCCCAACCCGGCCATCCGTGAGCCGATAGACCCGATGCACATCATCAAAGGCTCCATAGAGCAAAAAGTCGCTGAGGGGGAACCGATTCAAGGCTTCTTTCATGAAATTATATGGTATGGCCACGATATCCTCGTTTCTCTGTTCGCGGTCGCCGAATGATCTATTGCCCCATCTTCTCCCGCTGTATCTCCATCCGTTCTTGGAGCCTTTCTTGTTCCGTCTCAGGATCGGTCGGTACCGGTCCGCCATACGGCGCTGGGATTGGGCCAGACATCGACGGGAGTTGCTGCTGTAACTGACGCAGTATGGCCGAAGGATCCTGGCTCGTCCCGACCGTCTGAGCCGAAGCCGGCAGAGATGATGGCGGTGGGGCCGTCACCACAGGCGCCGGGGTCGGCATTGGAGCTGGGGCTAAGACAGGTCTTGGGGCATTGTTCCGTTGTCCATACGGCGGCTCCACTAACCCAGGCACCATCCGCGGCACAAAGACCTTCCCGGCAGACCCATTGCGATCCATACCTTTCGGCGCTCGGCCATACGTCCAATCCGACTGTTGGACAATCGCGTAGACAATCGAGGCTTCATGCAGAAAGTTATTCTTATCCCGCCATGGGGCAATCCAGACCTGCATCACTTCAGGTGCGGTGATATTCGGTTGGCCAAGATGCTGCTCGGCTTGCCCTGCGACCGCTGAGACACGATTGGCAAACGATCCCCCATTGCCGGCAGCGGACTCTTCACCTGCGTCATTCTTTTTCATGTTCGTGAGCTGCTCATGACGTCGCTCATAGGCTTCACGAGTCGACAAGCACACGCTTGAATCCGGATAGCCTTTACACGCGAAGTCACTCTTGTAATGTCCGCAAGCCGTTTGAATCAGCCCGATCACACCGACCATGACCATGATCCCGCGTCGCTGTAATGCCGTCATCAGTTCCTCCTGCGCCGAACACCTCGGCCTTCTGGCCGGGGTCGTTGACGCCCTACCGACTCACCGACCCCAATTGCTGCGCGACCGTCGGTGGCATCCCTAACATCGCCATCAATTCTGCCACTGACTTCTTGCCTGCAACCGTGCGCCCATCCGGGAACACGATGTAGGGTGTTGGTCCACCACCAAGTTGACGTGCCAGCTGCAAGTTATGCTCAAGCGGCGCGTCACAAGGCTTCCCTGCGTCCGGCACCGGTTTTCCAGCCAGTGCGGTATCGAGCATGTCCTGGCGATTATCCGAACACCAGATGTTGATGGACTTCTGAATCGCGCCCTTATGCAGCCGCTCCACTGGATGCAGAAACACCGCCACCGGCACGCCGGCCTCTACGAGCTGCTTCACTTCCGCATGCAGCTCTCGACAAAACGGGCAGTCAGGATCATCAAACACCAACACTGGGGCCGATTCGCGCATGCCTGGGGCCAACTCTGAGGGACGATAGAGAATAGCGTCCTGCAGCGGCACAGCCGCCAGCAATTCCCGTCGTTTGCCCATGATAAATTCCTGCGTCAGGTTCTTTTGCTCCTTCATGTCAAACAGCGCAGCCTGGGCTAATAGATATTGGCCGGACTCATCGACAAAGAAGATCCGTTCATCATTATTCAGAGTGAACATGTAGAGCCCCGGCATGGGTGCCGGCTGCCAATCACGAATCACCGCACCAGGGAACGATTTCATAACCGCGACTCGAGCTGAACTCGCTTGCGGATCGATCAGATCAGGATGAGCCGACGCAAGAGACCCACCACCCAGCAGGATCGTTCCAATTAACATGATCGCCATTCGTATTGTTCTCATTTCCCCCTCTTTCCTCGATCGAGACCTCGATCAAGCCAATCCATCGCCGCGACGCCCAATAGAATCACCGCTCCCAACAAGGTCACGATGGCTAACACGCTCATGACTCCATCGACACAACCAAGACCAGACTTATAACGGCGGCTCCGCCATCGAACGCCCTTCCGTGATGATGATGTTCGCTTCCCGCCCCACGTCGATTTCGATAATTGGATAAATTTCTTTCGCCAGCTGGGTGTAATGACGTGCCAAGGTTTGGGCCGCTCCGGCCATCCCACCCGCTGCCCCGGCCATGGCAATTTTTTGAGGATCGGGGAAGTTAAACGCCTGATCAGGACTGTTCGAGATAAAGAACCCTTGCTGATAGGGCATGAACACCCGCGAGATCCCATTCACAAACCCCGCCAGGAGGGCCTTCGCTAAGATCGCGCCCTCGCGCTGCACCACCGGACCTCGGAGTCCGACCTTGCCATCTTCACCCGTCAACATCCCACGAATCGGGATATCGATTGCTTTTTCTTCATCCCCTTTCACACACGACAGCGCAGTCGTACGAATCTTCGCGCGTTCTTCAGACAAATCTCCCACTCCCTCGCCCAACACAAAACACTCCCGCATATCCATCTTCACGTTGTTGGGGAGCATCGACATATCCTGCACAACCATCAACACTGGATGAGGCTCCCCTCCGACTCCCACAGACTTCCCCGGCGCGTCCAATCCGGTAATCAATTTGACGGGAATGATCGTCCCCGTCGGAATCCAGTATTTCTGGGGTAAGGTGGCAGCCTGTGGAGGCTGCGGATCCGGAGAGAGCACACGGATTCGACCCGCAGGCGGCGCATATTGAATAGGAGCGCCACCCTGCATCGGGCGCGCCATCCCAGCACCGCTGGGAACGGGAAGCGACGTCTGTGTCGGCTGCGCTTGACCCGTACGGCCCACAGTCGGTAAGGCACTTTGTGGAGGTGGTGGAATAGCAGCCCGTACTTGTGTCTGAGTCGACGGCGCAAGCCCATTTACACTTGAATTCGGCTCGCGTGTGGTTTTTGCCTCTTTGACTTGCTTATTGAGCTCCTCCATGCTGCGGCGAAACTCATCCTGCAATGATTGCACCTTTTGCTCTAACATCTGCTCTTTCTGCTCAGTCTTCTTCACACGTCCGGCAGCCTCACCCATCCAGGCTTCCTTATCTGCCAGCTTCGTGAGCGTCGCCGGTTTACTGGCTGGTTTACCCGTGATGCCAAACGGTTCTGGCGTTGGATCGGCACGCAATGACTGAAGAAACATCGTGCCCAAACCGAGGATTACCACCACAAGTAGCGCCAGCTTCCACCGCTCCATCCCCCCACCAGATCCTCCGAAGGGATTCCTCTCATTCTGGCCGCTTCCAAGCAACTTATCTCCGAGTCCACCTTGACCTGGATTCATATTAGTTACCTTTCCCCATTTCAGGGTCAGGGGATATCACCTTCTGGACTGCCTTCTTGACTGGCTCTGAATACGTCACCATATAGACAATCGCACTCTGTCCATTCGCAATGACACGGCGGTCCAACGCAATACTAAGCTCAGCCCCCGTGAAAAATTCCGTCTGTCTGAGGCTTTGGGTCTCCATCTTCGAGTTGAACAACTCATACATGCGCACCGTGTACTGCGCGCACCGATATTCACGTACCGCCAGCACTTCCAACTCCAACCACTTCGGATGTGACTCTTTGGGTAAATCTCGGATCGTACATGATCGCGGCAGAGTCCCCTGCGCCGCTTGCCGAATCAGTTCCACATTGGCTTCTGGATACGAATCCGCTCGACGAACCGGATCAATCTCCGCTTTGCCACCAGAAGACCCCAGGCGGACATCCTCGACCACGATCATTTCGGCAGGAATCATGGCCGGCGTGATCTGGAACAAATACGACTGGCTATCTGTCATCACGATCAGATCGCCAGGCGCCATGGTATTTTTCGGATCAATGGCGACATTGCGGCCATTCGCACGAATTTCGAAGGCCGGATTAACCGTCAGCAATCCGTTTTGGACAACCGCACCAGGTAATTTGATGAGCGTCAGTTGAGAAGAAGAGATACGGATAGGGATCGGACTGTCATCTGACACCGTGACAAGCTGCGTGGCCAAGGCTGACCCCGCCATCAACCCCAGCATCATCACGGCCAGCATACCGATCCGACTTAATCCCAAACGCAACGTCATCGCTTCGCGCGGGAAACCTCGGCCTTCAGGCCGGGGAGGAATAGCGCCAGCTCCCGCTCTCCTTTCGATTGTGCTATTTGTTGATACCCATACCCATCGGCCCGCTGGATCAGCTGACAGTACCCTGGGTGGGTCTTACACCTGTTCGCAATGTAGCGGGTTGCCCTGGTCAACCCGGGCTTGTTCGATTGCTCTCGCAAGCCCCGGCGTTTAGCCGGGGTGGTTGGCCGCCACAGGAACCGTCCCGTCTTCTTCCGGTGTCCCAGCATCAAAGTCCGTGATAAGGGGCTTAAAATCCTGTATGCGAATCTTCATGCGGTAGTACCGCTTATCCCCATCCGCCACCAACGTCCCGGCGATATACCGTTTTTCTAATCCAATGAGCGTGACCGTATCTTTCACCACCTGTACAGTCGTCGGATAAAACACTCGCGATAACTGCCGATCGATGACGTACGCCTTGTCCGCATTCAATCGTTCAGTGATAGGCCCAGCCGCTTCCGGAGCAACAAAACCCAAAAATGTATTGAAGCTGAGTTCGACCGAGTGCGGATGAACATTCGACAGATAAGCAACCAGCGGCATTGAAATTTTCGTCATGTATTCTGGCGACGCCACATTGCCAGCGGCCCACATTTCCCGGTCGACCTCCGGCGGCACCATCACCACAACCGTGGAGCCTCGAAACAGGCCGTTCGCCACTAACGCAAGGGCCAATACTCCGGATAGTGCGGCGAAGACCAGCGTCTTCAATCTCGAATCAGCCAGTTGGTCAGCAAAGAGTTCCCACTTCATCAGAGCGCCCTCCTCCCAGTGCCGCCCTCCCAGCTACTCCAAAAATTCCCGGCGATCCCCTGGTGGCAACCCCCGGAACTGGAACGACGGGATGCCTAGCCAATAAAACCAGTGAAAGACATAGCCTTTGCTCTTACCGCTCTTGAGCTTCATGATGCAGTACGTCGACACAAACCCACCCAGCAAGAAATAGGTAAGTTGACGAGTGAGGATTCCCGCAAAGATCGCGAGAATAAGGATGATCACCTCATCCAACTCCCACCATAAGATTTGCGGCTGCGTATCGATGTATCGCGGAATCTTCACCATCAGGCCACCATCACTTGAGCATCTGATAACCAATCGACTTCATCGTGCCTTCTTCTAAACTACGAAGGGGACGGAACTGACACTCCGTCCCCTTCGGCCGATTACATCGTCCCGGCCGTGATCGTCGGAATGATGTTGGGCAGATAGAACGCGCCCATCGCCACACCGACACCCGCGCCCAGACCGACCCAGTTACCTCGGATCGCGGAGCCCACGCCCATCAGGGCCGCGAACAAGGCCAACAGGGTACCGAGGCTCCCCTGCAACCAGCCGGTCACCTGCAGGACGAGCGGAGCAAAGGTGGCATCCGCGCCAGCATTGGCCACGCCAGCGGACAGGATCAACAAAGCGAACGCAAAAAGTGACTTCTTCATGGAAGGACCTCCATCACAGTGTTTGGAAACGATTGATGATTCGACGTCATGCCAAACTGAATGTGTCTGAAAGGTCGGTTTTACTGGGTCACCCTCGCCCCTCCTTTGCTGGCCTCAGAAGTCCCCTGGACCGGAGACGCCGACCGTGTCTCTATGGGTAACTTGACCCGCTCCACACATGGGGAGCTATAAATCGCCGTCACCGAGAGGATCGATCGTCCCTCTGATCCCTGTGTTCCCACTGTCTGAACCTCCTCAACAAAGCTGGGTCTTGTCACCAACAGCCGCTCAACGTATTTTCGAACCGCGGCAGTGCGTGACTGCCCAACCTCTTGAGTATTACGTCCCTCTGCTTCCTGTGACACAAAGCGCGTCACCGACACCCCAGCCGGTTTGTCTGTCAGCAAGGTTGCCAACAGCCCCTGCTGCTCCTTCGTCAACTCACGACCGTCTTTCGTAAATGACAGCTCCACGGTACGAACACGGTACGTTAGCTGACAGGACGACATTGGGCTGACCCCTCTAGCCGAATTCGGCAACAGGTTGGTCTCCCGAATGACCGCTGAACCCGGTTCTACGGTCATACTGGACAACGGAGGTGGTGGTGGAGGGACCTGAATAGCCTTCGCTCCATTCGGCGACAGCACAGTAGGCGGAGTGCAGAAGTCCGGTTGGCCGACCATCCACTGGGGAGTCGCCTCAAAACGAGCCACCCCAGACTCAAACGCGGTCGTCTCCTGACAAAACATCAACCCGATTGATGTGAGAATCACGCTTAACATATTGCCTCTTCTATTCGTCGATGAGAGACCAGCGCACCAGGATCTATTGAGACTTTGCTTTTGCCGCTCCAGTCCGAGCAC
The Nitrospira sp. DNA segment above includes these coding regions:
- the traV gene encoding type IV conjugative transfer system lipoprotein TraV, with the protein product MTALQRRGIMVMVGVIGLIQTACGHYKSDFACKGYPDSSVCLSTREAYERRHEQLTNMKKNDAGEESAAGNGGSFANRVSAVAGQAEQHLGQPNITAPEVMQVWIAPWRDKNNFLHEASIVYAIVQQSDWTYGRAPKGMDRNGSAGKVFVPRMVPGLVEPPYGQRNNAPRPVLAPAPMPTPAPVVTAPPPSSLPASAQTVGTSQDPSAILRQLQQQLPSMSGPIPAPYGGPVPTDPETEQERLQERMEIQREKMGQ
- a CDS encoding DsbC family protein, producing the protein MRTIRMAIMLIGTILLGGGSLASAHPDLIDPQASSARVAVMKSFPGAVIRDWQPAPMPGLYMFTLNNDERIFFVDESGQYLLAQAALFDMKEQKNLTQEFIMGKRRELLAAVPLQDAILYRPSELAPGMRESAPVLVFDDPDCPFCRELHAEVKQLVEAGVPVAVFLHPVERLHKGAIQKSINIWCSDNRQDMLDTALAGKPVPDAGKPCDAPLEHNLQLARQLGGGPTPYIVFPDGRTVAGKKSVAELMAMLGMPPTVAQQLGSVSR
- a CDS encoding type-F conjugative transfer system secretin TraK; this translates as MTLRLGLSRIGMLAVMMLGLMAGSALATQLVTVSDDSPIPIRISSSQLTLIKLPGAVVQNGLLTVNPAFEIRANGRNVAIDPKNTMAPGDLIVMTDSQSYLFQITPAMIPAEMIVVEDVRLGSSGGKAEIDPVRRADSYPEANVELIRQAAQGTLPRSCTIRDLPKESHPKWLELEVLAVREYRCAQYTVRMYELFNSKMETQSLRQTEFFTGAELSIALDRRVIANGQSAIVYMVTYSEPVKKAVQKVISPDPEMGKGN
- the traL gene encoding type IV conjugative transfer system protein TraL — protein: MVKIPRYIDTQPQILWWELDEVIILILAIFAGILTRQLTYFLLGGFVSTYCIMKLKSGKSKGYVFHWFYWLGIPSFQFRGLPPGDRREFLE